Within the Aeromicrobium sp. Root236 genome, the region CGTCGCTCAAGGACCTCGACAAGGGCAAGTCCGTGTCGATCCCGTCCTTCCGCTACAAGGTGCTGGCCGCGCTGGCGCAGTACATGCCGAAGGGGCTCGTCACGCGGATCGCGAAGCGCGGCCGGTGACATGAGCACTCCACGGTCGTTGGTGCTCCCGCCGGGGGTGCACGCGGTCACGATCGAGACCGGCCGCGGCAACTTCGCAGCGCACACCGTACGCACGGACGGGGCCGTCGGGCACGTCCTGCTGGTCCCGGGCTGGACCGGCTCCAAGGAGGACTTCACCGCCTTCCTGCCGTTGCTGGCCGCCGCGGGGTTCAACGCCACGGCATACGACCAACGTGGCCAGTACGAGACGCCCGGCGCTCCCGACGACGACTACACGCTGGACGGCTTCGCCGCGGATGCCCTGGCGCTCAGGGGCATGGCCTCCGACGCCGCCCGTTCGCACCTCCTCGGGCACTCGTTCGGCGGCCTCGTCGCGCAGCAGGCCGCCGTCGCCGACCCGTCCGCGTGGCACAGCCTGAGCCTGCTCTGCACCGGCCCGGGCGCCCTCGGCGAGACTCCGGGCCGGCCACCGCTCACCCCGCTCGTGCAGGCGCTCGGCGTCATGACGCTTGCGGAGATCCGCGCAGCGCTGCCCTCCGATCCCACGCTGGCACCGGACATCGCGGAGTTCCTCGACAAGCGCTTCACCTCCAACGCCCCGGCGTCGCTCAAGGCGATCACCCAGCACCTGATCGACGCGCCCGACATCATCGACGAGGTCGCCGCGACCGGCTTGCCCTTCTGGGTCGGGCGAGGCGCCGACGACGACGCGTGGCCCCATGACGTCCAGGCGGCGATGGCCGGGCGGCTCGGCACCGACGTCCACGTCGTCGAGGGCGCCGCCCACTCCCCCGCCGTCGAGAATCCTCAAGCGCTGCTCGATGCCTGGTTGCCGTTCCTGAAGGAGAACACCTGATGGCCAACTTCACCCGTGGATTCACCGGCGGTGCCCGTCGCGGCGGCGACACCCGGCTGCCACCCGGCCAGTACGACACCGGCGCCACCTGGCCGGTGCTCACCGCCGAGCTCACCCCGACGATCGACCTTGAGACGTGGACCATGACGGTCGACGGCCTCGTCGAGAAGCCGACGACGTGGGACTGGCGTGGCATCCATGCACTGCCCTCGTCGTCCTACTTCGGCGACATCCACTGCGTGACGACGTGGACCAAGTTCGACACCACGTTCGCCGGCGTCAGCGTCGACGCGTTGCTCGAGATCGCGAAGCCGAAGCCCGAGGCCACGCACGTCATGGCGACCTCGACGACGGGGTACAACACCAACCTGCCGCTCGACGACATCACCGGCGGCAAGGCGTGGATCGTCTGGGAGTTCGACGGCAAGCCGCTCGCGCCGGAGCACGGCGGTCCCGTACGCCTGCTCGTGCCGCACCTGTACTTCTGGAAGTCGGCCAAGTGGATCACCCGTATCGAGCTGATGGACCACGACGAGCAGGGCTTCTGGGAGCGCAACGGCTACCACGACCGCGGCGACCCGTGGCTGGAGCAGCGCTACCAGGGCGACGCATGACCGAAGCCATCGCGAGCTCGTGGACGACCGGAACGGTCCGCGAGGTCGAGCGGTTCGGCGAGACGTACGTCCGGCTCCGGATCGAGGTCGCCGACCGGCACGACCACGTGCCCGGCCAGCACTACGTCGTACGCCTGCGCGCGCCTGACGGCTACACCGCCCAGCGGTCCTACTCCCTGGCGTCGGACCCCGCCGACCCGCTGATCGAGCTGATGGTGGAGTGCCTGCCCCGCGGTGAGGTGTCGGGGTTCCTGCACGACGTCGTCGAGGCGGGCGACGAGCTCGAGCTGCGTGGTCCGATCGGCCGCTGGTTCGTGTGGGGCGGCGAGGTCCCGTCGTTGTGCGTCGCCGGCGGCTCCGGCGTCGTGCCGTTCATCTCGATGCTCCGCTACGCCCGCCGCATGGGCACCGCGTCGCACCTGACGATCGTCGCCTCGGCCCAGACCCGCGAGCGGCTGCCCTACATCGAGGAGCTCGAGGAGTTCGGCGCGTTCATCGCGCTGACCCGGGAGAACCACGGCGATCGCGTCGCCGCGCACATCTATCCCGACGAGCTGGCCGAGCTGTCCAAGGGCATCGAGCGGGCGTACGTCTGCGGCTCGGCCGGGTTCGTCAGCTTCGTCGGCCGCAGCCTCGGCGAGGCCGGCGTGCCCAGCGACATCGTGCGGGTCGAGCAGTTCGGCGCCACGGGCTAGACCCCGCTCCGAGATGTGGATCCCAATGCACCACTGCGGGGCGATCGGTGGTGCATCTCGATCCACATCTCGGCGGGCTAGAGGCCGAAGAGGCGGCGGTACTGCTCGGGCTCGGTGAGGTTGCGGCCCAGCGGGAAGTCGATCTTGCCGGTGCCGTGATAGTCGCTGGAGCCCGTACGCACGAGGCCGAGGTCGCGGGCGATCTGCCGCAGGGCGGCGCGATCCTCCGCGCCGTGGTCGTTGTGGTCGACCTCGAGCCCGTCGAGGCCCTGCTCCTTGAGCGTGCCGATCCGGTCGCGGGTCAGCACCCGGTGGCTGCCTCGTGACCACGGGTGGGCCAGGACGGCCTTGCCGCCGGCAGCCTTGAGCAGTCCGATCGCGGTGGGCAGGTCCGCGGCGTAGCGGTCGACGTACGCGGGCCGGCCGGGCTTGAGGTAGCGCTCGAACGCCTCGTTGCGGTCCTGCACGACGCCGAGGTCGATCAGCGCGTCCGCGACGTGCGGGCGCCCCGTCGCCGCGGCGTTCGTCGACCTCACGCGTACGTCGTGGGCGGTGATGTCGATGCCGAGGCCCCGCAGCCGCTCGAGGGTCGCCGGCAGGCGGGAGTTGCGGCCGTCGATGACCTTGCGGAGCTCGCGCAGGAGGGGCTTGTCCTTGGGATCGAACCCGTAGCCCAGGAGGTGCACGCTCTTGCCGCCGAGCTTGGTCGAGATCTCGATGCCGTGGACCAGCGTGATGCCGACCCGCTTGGCGGCCTTGTCGGCCTCCTTCCACCCCTCGGTGGAGTCGTGATCCGTGATGGCGACGACGTCGAGGCCGGCCGCCTTGGCGTTCTCGACGAGCTGGGTCGGGGTGTCGGTGCCGTCGGAACGGTCGCTGTGGGTGTGGAGGTCGATCTTCACGAGGTCAGGCTACTCAGGGCAGGCAGTTCCACTGGCGTACGACCTGAGTGCCGCGGTCGACGCCGAGCACGGAGATCGTCGAGGTGTCGAGCGCGAACAGCCGTCCTTCGGACACGTCGAGACCCAGCCAGCGTGCGGCAAGCGCGCGCAGGGAGTGCCCGTGCGCGAAGACGAGGGTCTTGCCGTCGGCCGCGCGTGCCCGCGCCACGACGCGGTCGAGGCGCTCGGCCACCTGCTCGGCGGTCTCCCCGCCGGGCGACGGGTGCGTCCAGACGCTCCAGTCCGGGACGGTCTTGCGGATCTCGGCGGTCGTCAGCCCCTCGTAGTCGCCGTACGCCCACTCGGCGAGGTCCTCGTCGACCTCCGGGTCGGCGAATCCGGCCAGCTCGGCGGTGTGGATCGCGCGCCGGCGCGGGCTCGACATGACGTGCACGAAGTCGATGCCGGACAGCGGGCCCACGAGCGTACGAGCAGCGGCCTCGCCCTTGTCGGTCAGCGGCAGGTCGGTCGTGGACGTGTGCTGGCCGCTGCGGCTCCACTCCGTCTCGCCGTGGCGCACCAGCCAGAGCTGGTCCTCGACCTCGTCAGTGCGGGACAAGGGCCCAGACATCCAGGTCGAGCAGCACACCGGGTGCGTACTTCTGGTCCTCACCCCGCAGGGTCATGGACTCGTCACGGCCCTTCGTCGCCACGAGCCGCAGGCGCAGCGCGCCGACGCCCGGTGCCGCTGTGTCGGCCTTGTCGAGCACCTCGGACCACGCATAGACCGTGTCGCCGGCGAAGGCCGGTGACACGTGCGCGCCGGCGTTGATCGCCGCGATGAGCTGCGCGTTGGCGAGGCCGTTGAACGACAGCGCGCGGGCCAGCGAGATCACATGGCCGCCGTAGACGAGCCGGTTGCCGTCGGGCCGCGCCTCGGTGTTGAAGTGCACCTTGGCGGTGTTCTGCCACAGCCGCGTCGCGAGCATGTGCTCCGGATCGGTGAGCGTGACACCGTCGACGTGGTCGATCTTCTCGCCGACCTCGTAGTCGCCGAAGCGGTGCGACTCCCCCGCGGCCTCGAAGTCGTACGTCGTGAAGTCGAGCCCGGCCGGCACCACCAGGTCGGCGGCAGCGACGGCCGGCGCGAGGTCCGGCACCACGGTCTCGGGCGCGGGCGCCTCGAGATGACGTTTGTGCACCATGACCCAACGCGCCCAGTCGAGCACGACCTCGTCGCGCTGGTTGGTGGCCGTCGAACGTACGTAGACGACCCCGGTCTTGCCGTTGGAGTTCTGCTTGAGGCCGATGACCTCCGACTGCGTCGCGATCGTGTCGCCAGGCACGACC harbors:
- a CDS encoding alpha/beta fold hydrolase; the protein is MSTPRSLVLPPGVHAVTIETGRGNFAAHTVRTDGAVGHVLLVPGWTGSKEDFTAFLPLLAAAGFNATAYDQRGQYETPGAPDDDYTLDGFAADALALRGMASDAARSHLLGHSFGGLVAQQAAVADPSAWHSLSLLCTGPGALGETPGRPPLTPLVQALGVMTLAEIRAALPSDPTLAPDIAEFLDKRFTSNAPASLKAITQHLIDAPDIIDEVAATGLPFWVGRGADDDAWPHDVQAAMAGRLGTDVHVVEGAAHSPAVENPQALLDAWLPFLKENT
- a CDS encoding sulfite oxidase-like oxidoreductase, translated to MANFTRGFTGGARRGGDTRLPPGQYDTGATWPVLTAELTPTIDLETWTMTVDGLVEKPTTWDWRGIHALPSSSYFGDIHCVTTWTKFDTTFAGVSVDALLEIAKPKPEATHVMATSTTGYNTNLPLDDITGGKAWIVWEFDGKPLAPEHGGPVRLLVPHLYFWKSAKWITRIELMDHDEQGFWERNGYHDRGDPWLEQRYQGDA
- a CDS encoding FAD-binding oxidoreductase → MTEAIASSWTTGTVREVERFGETYVRLRIEVADRHDHVPGQHYVVRLRAPDGYTAQRSYSLASDPADPLIELMVECLPRGEVSGFLHDVVEAGDELELRGPIGRWFVWGGEVPSLCVAGGSGVVPFISMLRYARRMGTASHLTIVASAQTRERLPYIEELEEFGAFIALTRENHGDRVAAHIYPDELAELSKGIERAYVCGSAGFVSFVGRSLGEAGVPSDIVRVEQFGATG
- a CDS encoding PHP domain-containing protein, with the translated sequence MKIDLHTHSDRSDGTDTPTQLVENAKAAGLDVVAITDHDSTEGWKEADKAAKRVGITLVHGIEISTKLGGKSVHLLGYGFDPKDKPLLRELRKVIDGRNSRLPATLERLRGLGIDITAHDVRVRSTNAAATGRPHVADALIDLGVVQDRNEAFERYLKPGRPAYVDRYAADLPTAIGLLKAAGGKAVLAHPWSRGSHRVLTRDRIGTLKEQGLDGLEVDHNDHGAEDRAALRQIARDLGLVRTGSSDYHGTGKIDFPLGRNLTEPEQYRRLFGL
- a CDS encoding histidine phosphatase family protein — protein: MSRTDEVEDQLWLVRHGETEWSRSGQHTSTTDLPLTDKGEAAARTLVGPLSGIDFVHVMSSPRRRAIHTAELAGFADPEVDEDLAEWAYGDYEGLTTAEIRKTVPDWSVWTHPSPGGETAEQVAERLDRVVARARAADGKTLVFAHGHSLRALAARWLGLDVSEGRLFALDTSTISVLGVDRGTQVVRQWNCLP
- a CDS encoding MaoC family dehydratase, giving the protein MTTKTNPGNFFEDFEVGQVLRHATPRTVTEGDRAAYGAIYPTRFAVPSSAEFAASVGLSPAPVEELIAFHIAFGKTVPDVSLNAVANLGYAECRFHRSVVPGDTIATQSEVIGLKQNSNGKTGVVYVRSTATNQRDEVVLDWARWVMVHKRHLEAPAPETVVPDLAPAVAAADLVVPAGLDFTTYDFEAAGESHRFGDYEVGEKIDHVDGVTLTDPEHMLATRLWQNTAKVHFNTEARPDGNRLVYGGHVISLARALSFNGLANAQLIAAINAGAHVSPAFAGDTVYAWSEVLDKADTAAPGVGALRLRLVATKGRDESMTLRGEDQKYAPGVLLDLDVWALVPH